One genomic segment of Humidesulfovibrio mexicanus includes these proteins:
- the lptE gene encoding LPS assembly lipoprotein LptE yields MRTVPLRSASAFPPSLALLLLALALVLGGCGYRFTGQASADGEDPSSRLAPEYRQMALVRVENPTTEAWLEPRLRSLLRDEFNRRRLVTWTDKSKATSLLTITIKKYTRSTAVSGEADQSVKLSAGIVVVFRVTRATDGSVIWDSGEITQDESYYPGDADGADQRVTDLLMRRMADLMTENY; encoded by the coding sequence ATGCGCACTGTTCCGCTCCGCAGCGCTTCGGCGTTTCCGCCCTCGCTGGCGTTGCTGCTGCTTGCCCTGGCGCTGGTCCTTGGCGGGTGCGGCTACCGTTTCACGGGCCAGGCTTCGGCCGACGGCGAGGATCCCTCCTCCCGTCTGGCCCCGGAATACCGGCAGATGGCCCTGGTGCGCGTAGAGAACCCCACCACCGAGGCCTGGCTTGAGCCGCGCCTGCGCTCGCTTCTGCGCGACGAATTCAACCGCCGCCGCCTGGTGACCTGGACCGACAAATCCAAGGCCACCAGCCTGCTCACCATCACGATCAAGAAGTACACGCGCTCCACCGCCGTGTCCGGCGAGGCGGACCAGTCCGTGAAGCTCAGCGCGGGCATCGTGGTGGTGTTCCGCGTCACGCGCGCCACGGACGGCTCGGTCATCTGGGACTCCGGGGAGATCACCCAGGACGAATCCTACTACCCCGGCGACGCCGACGGCGCGGACCAGCGCGTCACCGACCTGCTCATGCGGCGCATGGCCGACCTCATGACCGAAAACTACTAG
- a CDS encoding DNA polymerase III subunit delta — MSPAQPNTQRTARRGHRVLICPDAELLRRQVAKLAEGMGGGTARKIFWGDDEPFPQAYWGELTIQNLFSTPTVLVLRRADALKAEQWDRLDETIGLAASTVLPVFCLEGRWKDSKQAPVPAFLTKRGLWQAAEKNAWIWQSPGLTESTLGKFIDRWATEKGLALDAPARQALAAALPHDALAAGLELDKLELAAGESGRVTAAMAELVAPHGDMEFFDFMRALAVPPGRDPQSARAVWARVLDDHLRPGGDKILFQLLGYVAWQARQMWMLNEGEEQKVRMNPRDKPALAQMARRLGRAGIAQVIELTLDAQLGVIGGTRRPDDTLESYVAELSALLSGQDGPSARGGGPG, encoded by the coding sequence ATGTCTCCGGCCCAGCCCAATACCCAGCGAACAGCCCGCAGGGGACACCGCGTCCTCATCTGTCCAGACGCGGAGCTCTTGCGTCGGCAGGTGGCCAAGCTGGCCGAGGGCATGGGCGGCGGGACCGCGCGCAAAATCTTCTGGGGCGACGACGAACCCTTTCCCCAGGCCTACTGGGGCGAGCTGACCATCCAGAACCTTTTTTCCACACCCACGGTGCTGGTGCTGCGCCGGGCCGACGCCCTTAAGGCCGAGCAGTGGGACCGGTTGGACGAAACCATCGGCCTTGCGGCGTCCACGGTGCTGCCCGTCTTCTGTCTGGAAGGCCGCTGGAAGGATTCCAAGCAAGCGCCAGTGCCCGCCTTTCTCACCAAACGCGGACTGTGGCAGGCGGCGGAAAAGAACGCCTGGATCTGGCAGTCGCCCGGTCTCACCGAGTCCACGCTTGGGAAATTCATCGACCGCTGGGCCACCGAAAAGGGGCTTGCCCTTGACGCCCCTGCCCGGCAGGCGCTGGCCGCCGCCCTGCCCCACGACGCCCTGGCCGCCGGGCTCGAGCTGGACAAGCTGGAGCTGGCCGCCGGAGAATCCGGCCGCGTCACCGCAGCCATGGCCGAACTTGTGGCCCCGCACGGCGACATGGAGTTCTTCGACTTCATGCGCGCGCTGGCCGTTCCTCCAGGCCGGGACCCGCAGTCCGCGCGGGCGGTGTGGGCCCGCGTGCTGGACGACCACCTGCGCCCCGGCGGGGACAAAATCCTGTTCCAGCTGCTGGGCTACGTCGCCTGGCAGGCCCGGCAGATGTGGATGCTCAACGAGGGCGAGGAGCAGAAGGTGCGCATGAACCCGCGCGACAAGCCCGCCCTGGCGCAGATGGCGCGCAGGCTCGGACGCGCAGGCATCGCCCAGGTCATTGAGCTGACCTTGGACGCCCAGCTCGGAGTCATCGGCGGCACCCGGCGGCCCGACGACACCCTGGAGTCCTACGTGGCTGAGCTTTCAGCCCTGCTCTCGGGCCAGGACGGCCCCTCCGCCCGGGGCGGAGGCCCTGGGTGA
- the radC gene encoding RadC family protein produces MSPPRAAKAAASAAESPAPHYLGHRQRLRERLLVEPKALADYELLELLLGQVLPRRDTKPLAKALLARFGTLREAMNARADALRELPGFGEGLLGHWELLRELFARLGEAPVRERQVFSGPEVVAEAARARIGHLGVEEFWVALVDNKNRLVAWERVGRGTVDETPMYPREVLALALKHQASGVILAHNHPGGDPNPSVQDRELTRRMVRAAQELGLRVLDHVIVAETRHFSFQDAGLL; encoded by the coding sequence GTGAGCCCGCCGCGCGCGGCCAAAGCTGCGGCCTCGGCCGCCGAGTCCCCTGCCCCGCACTACCTGGGGCACCGCCAGCGGCTGCGCGAGCGGCTGCTTGTCGAGCCCAAGGCCTTGGCGGACTATGAACTGCTTGAGCTGCTGCTCGGCCAGGTGCTGCCCCGCCGCGACACCAAACCCTTGGCCAAGGCATTGCTGGCGCGCTTCGGCACCCTTCGGGAAGCCATGAACGCGCGCGCCGACGCCCTGCGCGAGCTGCCCGGCTTCGGCGAGGGGCTGCTTGGCCACTGGGAGCTGTTGCGCGAACTGTTCGCCCGCCTGGGCGAGGCCCCGGTGCGCGAGCGCCAGGTATTTTCCGGCCCCGAGGTGGTGGCCGAGGCGGCGCGCGCGCGCATCGGGCACCTGGGCGTGGAGGAGTTCTGGGTGGCGCTGGTGGACAACAAGAACCGCCTGGTGGCCTGGGAGCGCGTGGGCAGGGGCACGGTGGACGAAACCCCCATGTACCCGCGCGAAGTGCTGGCCCTGGCCCTCAAGCACCAGGCCTCCGGCGTCATCCTGGCGCACAACCACCCCGGCGGCGACCCAAACCCCTCGGTGCAGGACCGCGAGCTTACCCGGCGCATGGTCCGCGCCGCACAAGAGCTGGGCCTGCGCGTGCTGGACCACGTCATCGTGGCCGAAACACGGCATTTCAGCTTCCAAGACGCCGGGCTGCTGTAG
- a CDS encoding DUF2059 domain-containing protein — protein sequence MTAKTCCAALALGLALLFPAAPLRAETLTPEKRQEVLRLVEALGGNEMIDQCVRQNMELVKKLRPDIPADKMPVVEREIAALLREKIAAPGGLAEQVMPVFSKRFTEAELRQLAAFYESPVGRKAVAVLPQALREARDVAQRTAIGFIPEISQRVTDTLRREAGNGASGRGEAAVSGLRGTI from the coding sequence ATGACTGCGAAAACATGCTGCGCCGCACTGGCGCTTGGTTTGGCGCTTTTGTTTCCCGCTGCCCCGTTGCGCGCCGAGACCCTGACCCCGGAGAAGCGCCAGGAGGTGCTGCGCCTGGTGGAGGCGCTTGGGGGAAACGAAATGATCGACCAGTGCGTGCGCCAGAACATGGAGCTGGTGAAGAAGCTGCGGCCGGACATCCCGGCGGACAAGATGCCTGTGGTGGAGCGGGAGATCGCCGCGCTGCTGCGGGAGAAGATCGCCGCGCCCGGCGGCCTTGCCGAGCAGGTCATGCCCGTGTTTTCCAAGCGTTTTACCGAGGCGGAGTTGCGCCAGCTCGCCGCGTTTTACGAATCGCCCGTTGGCCGCAAGGCCGTCGCGGTGCTGCCGCAGGCCCTGCGCGAGGCTCGCGACGTGGCCCAGCGCACGGCCATCGGGTTCATTCCGGAGATCAGCCAGCGGGTGACCGACACCCTGAGGCGCGAGGCGGGAAATGGCGCGTCCGGCCGTGGCGAGGCCGCCGTGTCGGGCTTGCGGGGGACCATCTAG
- a CDS encoding DUF2059 domain-containing protein: protein MDAMEELRAKWAKRQVGAERRALVADLFHVLRDDAALLGLVNAWDARMWGLRPDIAPQRRDEARQLLVRALSRSMSAPGGLADQLESRVAHLFTEDEVRELTAFLSTPLGQKSRVLLGSLESILDLGLERMLATAMTELDLSGSGTG, encoded by the coding sequence ATGGACGCGATGGAGGAGCTGCGGGCCAAATGGGCCAAGCGCCAGGTGGGCGCCGAGCGGCGCGCGCTGGTGGCCGATCTGTTTCACGTCTTGCGGGACGATGCCGCGCTGCTCGGCCTTGTGAACGCGTGGGACGCCAGGATGTGGGGCCTTCGCCCGGACATTGCGCCCCAGCGCAGGGATGAGGCCCGGCAACTGCTCGTTCGCGCCCTGAGCCGCAGCATGTCGGCCCCCGGCGGCCTGGCCGACCAGCTGGAATCCAGGGTGGCGCACCTGTTCACCGAGGACGAGGTGCGTGAACTGACCGCCTTTCTTTCCACGCCCCTGGGCCAGAAGTCGAGGGTGCTGCTGGGATCGCTTGAAAGCATCCTGGACCTGGGCCTGGAGCGGATGCTTGCGACCGCCATGACCGAACTCGACCTTTCAGGGAGCGGCACAGGCTGA
- the uppS gene encoding polyprenyl diphosphate synthase has product MPEALDRAALPAHVAVIMDGNGRWAQRRGLSRSEGHRAGTRAAKAIVTRARELGVRHLTLYTFSRENWSRPKDEVALIFDLLVEYMKGELQNLLDQDIRLKVLGDFDGLPFVARQSLSLVMAKTANCRAMTLNLALNYSGREEILRACRALAAKGQDIDAEDFSAALYTAGQPDPDLIIRTSGELRLSNFLLFQAAYAELYFTDTLWPDFDAAELERALADYQRRQRRFGKTGEQIAR; this is encoded by the coding sequence ATGCCGGAAGCGCTTGATCGTGCCGCACTGCCCGCGCACGTCGCCGTCATCATGGACGGCAACGGACGCTGGGCCCAGCGCCGGGGGCTCTCGCGCAGCGAGGGCCACCGCGCGGGCACGCGCGCGGCCAAGGCCATCGTCACCCGCGCCCGCGAGCTGGGCGTCCGCCACCTCACGCTCTACACCTTCTCCCGCGAGAACTGGTCGCGCCCCAAGGACGAGGTCGCCCTCATCTTCGACCTGCTGGTGGAGTATATGAAGGGCGAGCTGCAGAACCTGCTGGACCAGGACATCCGCCTCAAGGTGCTGGGCGACTTCGACGGCCTGCCCTTCGTGGCCCGGCAGAGCCTCTCCCTCGTCATGGCCAAGACCGCCAACTGCCGCGCCATGACCTTGAACCTGGCCCTCAACTACTCCGGCCGGGAGGAGATTCTGCGCGCCTGCCGCGCCCTGGCCGCCAAGGGCCAGGACATCGACGCCGAGGACTTCTCCGCCGCGCTCTATACCGCTGGCCAGCCCGACCCGGACCTCATCATCCGCACCAGCGGAGAGCTCCGGCTCTCCAACTTCCTGCTCTTCCAGGCCGCCTACGCGGAGCTCTACTTCACCGACACCCTCTGGCCGGACTTCGACGCCGCCGAGCTGGAGCGCGCCCTGGCCGACTATCAGCGCCGCCAGCGCCGCTTCGGCAAGACCGGCGAGCAGATCGCCCGCTAG
- the frr gene encoding ribosome recycling factor, whose product MHAVIEDGKKRMSGALTSLTKELARLRTGRASVSLIEPLMAEYYGNPTPVGQIASLSTPDARTITIQPWDKQAFGAVEKAILKSDLGLNPVNDGKLIRITIPPLTEERRKDLVKLAKKFTEEAKVAARNVRRDLNEALKKLLKDKDITEDEERKLTAEVQKLTDETIKKCDDTFSAKEKEILAL is encoded by the coding sequence ATGCACGCGGTTATCGAAGACGGCAAGAAACGCATGTCCGGAGCGCTCACCAGCCTCACCAAGGAGCTGGCGCGCCTGCGCACCGGCCGGGCCTCGGTGTCCCTCATCGAGCCGCTCATGGCCGAGTACTACGGCAACCCCACCCCCGTGGGGCAGATCGCCTCCCTTTCCACCCCGGACGCCCGCACCATCACCATCCAGCCCTGGGACAAGCAGGCCTTCGGCGCGGTGGAGAAGGCCATCCTCAAAAGCGACCTGGGACTCAACCCCGTCAACGACGGCAAGCTCATCCGCATCACCATCCCGCCCCTTACCGAGGAGCGCCGCAAGGATCTGGTGAAGCTGGCCAAGAAGTTCACCGAGGAGGCCAAGGTGGCTGCGCGCAATGTGCGCCGCGACCTCAACGAGGCCCTCAAGAAGCTGCTCAAGGACAAGGACATCACCGAGGACGAGGAGCGCAAGCTCACCGCCGAGGTGCAGAAGCTGACCGACGAGACCATCAAGAAGTGCGACGACACCTTCTCCGCCAAGGAGAAGGAGATTCTGGCGCTGTAG
- the pyrH gene encoding UMP kinase → MEKLHYSRVLLKLSGEALAGEQQFGIEPKAIGTFCREIADVASLGVQIALVIGGGNIFRGMAASEQGMDRAQGDYMGMLATVMNALAVQDALEKLGCDTRVMTAFTMKEVAEPYIRRRAERHLERGRVVICAAGTGNPYFTTDTAAALRASELKCEAILKATKVDGVYDKDPKKHADAKRYDTVTYMETLEKRLGVMDATAISLARDNSLPIIVFNLFKEGNIRRVILGEKIGTIVEGGN, encoded by the coding sequence ATGGAAAAGCTGCACTACTCACGGGTTCTCCTCAAGCTCTCGGGCGAGGCGCTGGCCGGCGAACAACAGTTCGGCATCGAGCCCAAGGCCATTGGCACCTTCTGCCGCGAGATCGCCGATGTGGCCAGTCTCGGCGTGCAGATCGCCCTGGTCATCGGCGGGGGCAACATCTTCCGGGGCATGGCCGCCAGCGAGCAGGGCATGGACCGCGCCCAGGGCGACTACATGGGGATGCTGGCCACGGTGATGAACGCCCTGGCCGTGCAGGACGCGCTGGAGAAGCTCGGCTGCGACACCCGCGTCATGACGGCCTTCACCATGAAGGAAGTGGCCGAGCCGTATATCCGCCGCCGGGCGGAGCGCCACCTGGAGCGCGGCCGCGTGGTCATCTGCGCGGCGGGCACCGGCAATCCCTACTTCACCACCGACACCGCCGCCGCCCTGCGCGCTTCCGAGCTCAAGTGCGAAGCCATCCTGAAGGCCACCAAGGTGGACGGCGTGTACGACAAGGATCCCAAGAAGCACGCCGACGCCAAGCGCTACGACACCGTCACCTACATGGAGACCCTGGAAAAGCGCCTGGGCGTCATGGACGCCACGGCCATTTCCCTCGCCCGCGACAACAGCCTGCCCATCATCGTCTTCAATCTGTTCAAGGAAGGCAACATCCGTCGCGTCATCCTGGGCGAGAAGATCGGCACAATCGTAGAAGGAGGGAACTAA
- the tsf gene encoding translation elongation factor Ts, producing the protein MAEISATAVKNLREKTGAGMMDCKKALVESGGNEEKAIAYLREKGLAKAAKKAGRATSQGIIGSYIHSNGKLGVMVELKCETDFVAKNEKFQAFAKDLAMQVAAASPVCVTPEQVPADLLAKEREIYKNQAMQEGKPEAIAEKIVEGRVKKFYSEVCLLEQPFIKDDKKTIKDMLNELISVLGENMQIGRFTRVVLGEDAEAEADAE; encoded by the coding sequence ATGGCTGAGATCAGCGCCACCGCCGTGAAAAACCTGCGCGAGAAGACCGGCGCGGGCATGATGGATTGCAAGAAGGCCCTCGTTGAGAGCGGCGGCAACGAGGAGAAGGCCATCGCCTACCTGCGCGAGAAGGGCCTTGCCAAGGCCGCCAAGAAGGCCGGTCGCGCCACCAGCCAGGGCATCATCGGCTCCTACATCCACTCCAACGGCAAGCTTGGCGTCATGGTCGAGCTGAAGTGCGAAACGGACTTTGTGGCCAAGAACGAGAAGTTCCAGGCCTTCGCCAAGGATCTCGCCATGCAGGTGGCCGCGGCCAGCCCCGTGTGCGTGACCCCGGAGCAGGTGCCCGCCGACCTGCTGGCCAAGGAGCGCGAGATCTACAAGAACCAGGCCATGCAGGAAGGCAAGCCCGAAGCCATCGCCGAGAAGATCGTCGAAGGCCGCGTGAAGAAGTTCTACTCCGAGGTGTGCCTGCTGGAGCAGCCCTTCATCAAGGACGACAAGAAGACCATCAAGGACATGCTGAACGAGCTGATCTCGGTTCTCGGGGAGAACATGCAGATAGGGCGGTTCACGCGGGTTGTCCTGGGCGAGGACGCCGAAGCGGAAGCCGACGCCGAGTAG
- the rpsB gene encoding 30S ribosomal protein S2 gives MAYVTMKQMLETGVHFGHQTRRWNPKMRTYIFGARNGIHIIDLQQTVKLFQKAHDFIVDTVAKGGKVLFIGTKRQAQEAIKAEVERCGMHCVTQRWMGGTLTNFQTIKKSIDRLKNLEAMFADGSINKFPKKEVVQMAREVEKLNDALGGIKNMNEAPRCAFVIDPNREHIAVKECRKLGIPVVAVVDSNCDPDLIDYVIPGNDDAIRAIKLFATHIADACIEGAATLKENAPGGAKNAPAKENEVEAAAAEKGDAEEE, from the coding sequence ATGGCTTACGTCACCATGAAGCAGATGCTGGAGACCGGCGTCCACTTCGGTCACCAGACCCGCCGTTGGAACCCCAAGATGCGCACCTACATCTTCGGCGCGCGCAACGGCATCCACATCATCGACCTGCAGCAGACCGTGAAGCTCTTCCAGAAGGCCCACGACTTCATCGTGGACACCGTGGCCAAGGGCGGCAAGGTGCTCTTCATCGGCACCAAGCGCCAGGCACAGGAGGCCATCAAGGCCGAGGTGGAGCGCTGCGGAATGCATTGCGTCACCCAGCGCTGGATGGGCGGCACCCTCACCAACTTCCAGACCATCAAGAAGAGCATCGACCGCTTGAAGAACCTGGAGGCCATGTTCGCCGACGGCTCCATCAACAAGTTCCCCAAGAAGGAAGTGGTGCAGATGGCGCGCGAGGTGGAGAAGCTGAACGACGCCCTGGGCGGCATCAAGAACATGAACGAGGCTCCCCGGTGCGCCTTTGTCATCGACCCCAACCGCGAGCACATCGCCGTGAAGGAATGCCGCAAGCTGGGCATCCCCGTGGTGGCCGTGGTGGACTCCAACTGCGACCCGGATCTCATCGACTACGTGATTCCGGGCAACGATGACGCCATCCGCGCCATCAAGCTCTTCGCCACCCACATCGCCGACGCCTGCATCGAAGGCGCCGCCACCCTGAAGGAAAACGCCCCCGGAGGCGCCAAGAACGCACCGGCCAAGGAAAATGAAGTCGAAGCCGCCGCCGCCGAAAAGGGCGACGCCGAGGAGGAGTAG
- a CDS encoding fumarylacetoacetate hydrolase family protein, which translates to MRIIRVRYRERSFYAVIESPETVRCLNREENLPDEIPLAEVELLPLVRPSKVVCVGLNYHAHADELGMAAPDEPVLFLKPPSAVIGPGDPIVLPAASARVDHEAELALVMGRAARRVSEDDALGSVFGYTCANDVTARDLQQKDGQWVRAKGFDSFCPVGPWIETHVGDVNALGVRALVNGTLRQNGSTADMIFPPARLVSFISSVMTLLPGDVILTGTPAGIGPMSEGDEVSIEIDQVGFLLNPVTGEGPADPGAVQ; encoded by the coding sequence ATGCGCATCATCCGCGTCCGCTACCGCGAGCGTTCCTTTTATGCCGTCATCGAAAGCCCGGAGACCGTGCGCTGCCTGAACCGCGAGGAGAACCTGCCCGACGAGATTCCCCTTGCCGAGGTGGAGCTTCTGCCCCTGGTGCGCCCCAGCAAGGTGGTGTGCGTGGGCCTCAACTATCATGCCCACGCCGACGAACTGGGCATGGCCGCGCCCGACGAGCCCGTGCTCTTCCTCAAGCCGCCCAGCGCCGTCATCGGCCCCGGCGACCCCATCGTGCTGCCCGCCGCCTCCGCCCGGGTGGACCACGAGGCCGAACTGGCCCTGGTCATGGGCCGCGCCGCCCGGCGCGTTTCCGAGGATGACGCCCTGGGCAGCGTGTTCGGCTACACCTGCGCCAACGATGTCACCGCCCGCGACCTGCAGCAAAAGGACGGCCAGTGGGTGCGGGCCAAGGGCTTCGACAGCTTTTGCCCGGTGGGGCCGTGGATCGAGACGCACGTGGGCGACGTGAACGCCCTGGGCGTGCGCGCGCTGGTCAACGGCACGCTGCGGCAGAACGGTTCCACAGCGGACATGATCTTCCCCCCGGCCCGGCTGGTGAGCTTCATCTCCAGCGTGATGACGCTTCTGCCCGGCGACGTGATTCTTACCGGCACGCCAGCTGGCATTGGCCCCATGAGCGAAGGCGACGAGGTGAGCATCGAGATCGACCAGGTGGGCTTCCTGCTCAACCCGGTCACGGGCGAGGGCCCGGCCGATCCCGGCGCCGTGCAGTAA
- a CDS encoding response regulator, which translates to MSETIKVLVVDDEERFRNTLGKLLTAHGMTVTVAEGGERAVEILRSTPHDVALLDVKMPGMSGQQTLLELKKIDPDLEVIILTGHASVDIAAEMIAHGGSDYLLKPYPMEELLGIIHIAFDRRKTAKGA; encoded by the coding sequence ATGTCCGAGACGATCAAGGTTCTTGTGGTGGATGACGAGGAACGTTTCCGCAACACTCTGGGCAAGCTCTTGACCGCCCACGGCATGACCGTGACCGTGGCCGAGGGCGGCGAGCGCGCCGTGGAGATCTTGCGGAGCACGCCCCACGACGTGGCGCTTCTGGACGTGAAAATGCCCGGCATGAGCGGCCAGCAGACCCTGCTTGAGCTCAAGAAGATCGACCCGGACCTGGAGGTCATCATCCTCACCGGCCACGCCTCGGTGGATATCGCCGCCGAAATGATCGCCCACGGCGGTTCGGATTATCTGCTCAAGCCCTATCCCATGGAGGAACTCTTGGGCATCATCCACATTGCCTTTGACCGCCGCAAGACGGCCAAGGGCGCGTAG
- a CDS encoding sensor histidine kinase, translated as MTISIRTRLLALMLAAALPAMGVMLLTGRELEENVIRRAEGDALERVRAMAAQHGRIVDDARLLLATLAKTAEVRTLSPAKAQALLADIQARNPVYVSLALADAGGHVLARSPAEHPSPAEPDLLVSPCYRAALRTDGFVTGEYALLPQTRHVVLHFAQSVANGRGAPVGVLLAAFDLQHFGTLFERVALPAGSVFTLTDAKGMRLTRFPETEKYTWVPDLPRMVARMSGPKDEGAFRESGVDGVLRLYAYTRLHFEGAPFPYLMIRLGVPVDEALAQARGVVRRNLLLLGLAAGLCMAAAWTLGEVAVVRRLKELVAAAARLRTGDLSARSGLDWGRDEIGRLGQAFDAMAQALQERERERDAYENEVCHLNEFLEERVERRTRELAQANAELSAALERLNQAQRHLIQSEKMASLGALVAGVAHEINTPVGIGVTAASHLEDKTKTVLDEFRAGALKRTGLGDYLALCDESAKMILANLRRASDLIRSFKQVAVDRSSEERRVFLLRGYLEQVLLSLRPHLKKTAIVVDLDCDPEVEVDSYPGVWSQIVSNLVMNALQHAFDPGQAGRIGISASCGDGRMRFIFADDGRGIVPEHLTKIFEPFFTTYRQKGGSGLGLSIVYNLVTQTLGGTIHVASAPGQGTTFSINVPLACGQDGPGQGPAAPGDSAMNPPPPPSTGSA; from the coding sequence ATGACCATCTCCATCCGCACCCGTCTGCTCGCCCTCATGCTCGCCGCGGCGTTGCCAGCCATGGGCGTCATGCTGCTTACCGGCCGCGAGCTTGAGGAAAACGTCATCCGCCGCGCGGAAGGCGACGCCCTGGAACGGGTGCGCGCCATGGCCGCCCAGCACGGGCGCATTGTGGACGACGCCCGTTTGTTGCTGGCCACCCTGGCCAAGACGGCAGAGGTGCGCACCCTGTCCCCGGCCAAGGCCCAGGCCCTGCTGGCCGACATCCAGGCCAGGAACCCGGTGTACGTGTCCCTGGCCCTGGCCGATGCTGGCGGCCACGTGTTGGCCCGTTCCCCGGCGGAGCATCCGTCCCCAGCGGAGCCGGACCTGCTTGTCAGCCCATGCTACCGGGCCGCCCTGAGGACGGACGGCTTTGTCACCGGCGAGTATGCGCTGCTGCCGCAGACCCGGCATGTGGTGCTGCATTTCGCCCAGAGCGTGGCCAATGGCCGGGGCGCACCGGTTGGGGTGCTGCTCGCCGCCTTCGATCTCCAGCACTTTGGTACCCTGTTCGAGCGGGTTGCCCTGCCCGCCGGGTCCGTGTTCACCCTGACCGACGCCAAGGGGATGCGCCTGACCCGTTTTCCGGAAACCGAGAAATATACGTGGGTGCCGGATCTGCCGCGCATGGTGGCGCGCATGAGCGGGCCAAAGGACGAGGGCGCCTTCCGCGAGTCCGGGGTGGACGGCGTGCTGCGGCTGTACGCGTACACGAGGCTGCATTTCGAGGGTGCGCCCTTTCCGTATCTGATGATCCGGCTGGGCGTTCCCGTGGACGAGGCCCTGGCCCAGGCGCGGGGCGTGGTGCGCCGCAACCTGCTGCTGCTTGGCCTGGCGGCAGGCCTGTGCATGGCGGCCGCCTGGACCCTTGGCGAGGTGGCCGTTGTGCGGCGGCTCAAGGAACTGGTGGCCGCGGCGGCCCGCCTGCGGACGGGCGACCTGTCCGCCCGCTCCGGACTGGACTGGGGGCGCGACGAGATCGGTCGGCTGGGCCAGGCCTTCGACGCCATGGCCCAGGCGCTGCAGGAACGCGAGCGCGAGCGCGACGCCTATGAAAACGAGGTGTGCCACCTGAACGAGTTCCTGGAGGAGCGGGTGGAGCGGCGCACCCGCGAGCTGGCCCAGGCCAATGCCGAGCTGAGCGCCGCGCTGGAACGCCTGAATCAGGCCCAGCGGCACCTCATCCAGTCGGAGAAGATGGCTTCGCTGGGCGCGCTGGTGGCGGGCGTCGCCCACGAGATCAACACCCCGGTGGGCATCGGCGTCACGGCCGCTTCCCACCTGGAGGACAAGACGAAGACCGTTCTGGACGAGTTCCGCGCCGGGGCGCTGAAGCGCACCGGGCTGGGCGACTACCTCGCCCTGTGCGACGAGTCCGCCAAGATGATCCTGGCCAACCTGCGCCGGGCCTCGGACCTCATCCGCAGCTTCAAGCAGGTCGCCGTGGACCGCTCCAGCGAGGAGCGCCGCGTGTTCCTCTTGCGCGGCTACCTGGAGCAGGTGCTGCTGTCGCTCAGGCCGCATTTGAAGAAGACCGCCATAGTGGTGGACCTGGACTGCGATCCAGAGGTGGAGGTGGATTCCTATCCGGGCGTATGGTCGCAGATTGTGAGCAATCTGGTGATGAACGCCCTGCAACACGCCTTCGACCCCGGCCAGGCCGGGCGCATCGGCATTAGCGCCAGCTGCGGGGACGGCCGGATGCGCTTCATTTTCGCCGACGATGGCCGGGGCATCGTGCCGGAGCATTTGACCAAGATTTTCGAGCCGTTTTTCACCACCTACCGCCAGAAGGGCGGCAGCGGGTTGGGGCTGTCCATCGTGTACAATCTGGTGACGCAGACCCTGGGCGGAACCATCCATGTGGCCAGCGCCCCAGGGCAGGGAACCACCTTCAGCATCAACGTCCCTTTGGCCTGCGGCCAGGACGGTCCAGGGCAGGGGCCTGCCGCGCCCGGAGATTCCGCAATGAATCCGCCCCCGCCCCCCTCGACGGGGTCGGCTTGA